One Bartonella tribocorum CIP 105476 genomic window carries:
- a CDS encoding helix-turn-helix domain-containing protein produces the protein MTTTQKWDRHSILAELRRRNMTLAELAKAYQLSSSSVQHIWTRPNEKAERAIADFIGLPVEQVFSDRYPKSRRRIFKAAKHANTDSRTQSALRGNAA, from the coding sequence ATGACAACCACACAAAAATGGGATCGCCATAGTATTTTAGCCGAGCTACGCCGCCGGAATATGACCTTGGCGGAGCTCGCGAAAGCGTATCAACTCTCCTCATCCAGTGTTCAACACATCTGGACACGGCCCAATGAGAAAGCAGAACGTGCTATTGCCGATTTTATTGGCTTGCCCGTCGAGCAGGTTTTTAGCGACCGCTACCCTAAAAGCCGCCGTCGTATTTTTAAAGCAGCAAAACACGCTAATACGGATTCGCGTACACAGTCCGCATTGCGCGGTAATGCTGCTTGA
- the tgt gene encoding tRNA guanosine(34) transglycosylase Tgt: MIKTFHYRKIAQDGYARRGEIITGRGCVRTPAFMPVGTAGTVKAMYMDQIRELGADIILGNTYHLMLRPGAERVARLGGLHEFSRWNGPILTDSGGFQVMSLAGIRKITEQGVIFRSYINGAYYEMSPERSIEIQGLLDADVQMQLDQCIALPATEKEIEEAMELSLRWAQRCKTAFGNQPDKALFGIVQGGDNMKLRERSAQALKEMNLKGYAIGGLAVGEPQSVMTAVLDVTCPILPEDKPRYLMGVGTPDDILQSVARGVDMFDCVMPTRAGRHGLAFTRFGRINLRNARYAEDPHPLDPQSLCPAANDYSCAYLHHLIKSDESLGGMLLTWNNLFYYQQLMQGIRDAIEEGCYADFCAETRALWAQGR; this comes from the coding sequence ATGATAAAGACATTTCATTATAGAAAAATTGCTCAAGATGGATATGCGCGTCGAGGTGAAATTATTACTGGACGGGGATGTGTTCGTACACCTGCTTTTATGCCTGTTGGAACAGCAGGAACTGTTAAGGCTATGTATATGGACCAAATACGTGAGCTTGGAGCGGATATCATTTTGGGGAATACTTATCATTTAATGTTACGTCCAGGAGCTGAACGTGTTGCACGTTTGGGGGGATTACATGAATTTTCACGCTGGAATGGACCTATTTTAACCGATTCTGGCGGTTTTCAGGTTATGTCATTGGCGGGCATCCGAAAAATTACCGAGCAAGGTGTGATTTTTCGCTCTTACATTAATGGAGCCTACTATGAAATGAGTCCAGAGCGTTCTATCGAAATTCAAGGACTTCTTGATGCGGATGTCCAGATGCAGTTAGATCAATGTATTGCATTACCGGCAACTGAAAAAGAGATAGAAGAGGCTATGGAACTTTCATTGCGGTGGGCACAACGTTGTAAAACAGCTTTTGGGAATCAGCCAGATAAAGCATTGTTTGGGATTGTTCAAGGTGGTGATAATATGAAACTGCGTGAACGTTCTGCTCAAGCATTAAAAGAAATGAATTTAAAAGGCTACGCGATTGGAGGGCTTGCAGTTGGTGAGCCGCAGAGTGTTATGACAGCAGTGTTGGATGTTACTTGTCCGATCTTACCAGAAGATAAACCACGCTACCTTATGGGAGTGGGAACACCTGATGATATTTTACAAAGTGTTGCACGTGGTGTTGATATGTTTGATTGTGTTATGCCAACGCGTGCAGGGCGTCATGGTTTAGCTTTTACACGCTTTGGGAGAATTAATTTGCGTAATGCACGTTATGCAGAAGATCCTCATCCTCTTGATCCACAGTCACTTTGTCCGGCAGCAAATGATTATAGTTGTGCTTATTTGCATCATTTGATCAAATCTGATGAATCTCTTGGTGGTATGTTGTTGACTTGGAATAATCTTTTTTATTACCAACAACTGATGCAAGGAATTCGTGATGCCATTGAAGAAGGTTGTTATGCTGATTTTTGCGCTGAAACGCGTGCTTTGTGGGCACAAGGACGCTAA
- a CDS encoding ParB/RepB/Spo0J family partition protein — protein sequence MAQFQEIALDLIVVPERIRPVDDEHAKALAQSMAREGLMNPITVRHTPNAKEGNYTLIAGAHRLRAAELLGYSEIDAVVVQADKNNAALLEVAENLFRNELSVIDRALFVQTYRELWEKKYGGIQRGGDHGNQYTKDKVAKGQVDPLPKDGSSEHHETGCEGDKVAKGQVVPLPKEGFSEHHETGCEGDKVAKGKVYPLPNEGDLNGKGTVLSFAEHVADRIGLSSKSVRRLNSIAQHLQPELRAVLRGTALADNQAQLLKLAKMEPVSQRRVAIALQQVEGDLRRAVDLVNGVNTPPQINEQERIFAQLLGVWQRADAQTRARFYDYLNKQSGEEQA from the coding sequence ATGGCACAGTTTCAAGAGATTGCTTTAGATTTGATTGTTGTTCCCGAACGTATACGCCCTGTGGATGATGAGCATGCCAAGGCGCTTGCACAATCCATGGCGCGGGAGGGATTGATGAATCCGATTACTGTGCGCCATACCCCCAATGCTAAGGAAGGCAATTACACGCTGATTGCTGGCGCGCACCGGTTACGGGCTGCGGAGCTTTTAGGCTATAGCGAAATTGATGCGGTTGTGGTGCAGGCGGATAAGAACAATGCTGCGCTTTTAGAAGTGGCAGAAAACTTGTTTCGCAATGAATTGTCAGTGATTGACCGCGCTTTGTTTGTGCAGACGTACCGCGAATTGTGGGAAAAGAAGTACGGGGGGATTCAACGTGGTGGTGACCACGGTAATCAATATACAAAGGACAAAGTGGCAAAGGGTCAAGTTGACCCTTTGCCAAAAGATGGTTCTTCAGAGCATCATGAAACTGGGTGTGAAGGAGACAAAGTGGCAAAGGGACAAGTTGTCCCTTTGCCAAAAGAAGGCTTTTCAGAGCATCATGAAACTGGATGTGAAGGAGACAAAGTGGCAAAGGGTAAAGTTTACCCTTTGCCAAATGAAGGTGATTTAAATGGCAAAGGGACAGTTTTATCTTTTGCCGAACATGTGGCGGACCGTATTGGTTTGTCTTCAAAATCAGTAAGACGTCTTAACAGCATTGCTCAGCATCTACAGCCGGAGTTGCGGGCGGTTTTGCGTGGGACTGCATTGGCAGATAATCAAGCGCAATTGTTAAAGCTTGCCAAGATGGAGCCGGTTTCGCAACGGCGGGTGGCGATTGCTTTGCAACAGGTTGAGGGGGATTTGCGGCGGGCTGTTGATTTGGTCAATGGGGTTAATACGCCGCCGCAAATCAATGAACAAGAACGGATTTTTGCTCAATTGTTGGGGGTGTGGCAGAGAGCAGATGCGCAGACACGGGCGCGGTTTTATGATTATTTGAACAAGCAATCGGGGGAGGAGCAGGCATGA
- a CDS encoding MFS transporter: MKDFHKQNVFALGIDSRIRRLAILALAVGSFAIGTAEFVAMGLLPEMARSSYVDIPTAGQYISAYALGVVIGAPLLAVATAQISRKTVLIGLMFFYALANIASAFFSDFSILVALRFLSGLPHGIYFGLAAMVAASMVEMNERSKAVGSVMLGLTIATVLGAPGATWIGQLIGWQIAFILVGMIALLCCLLIWNFLPCDSSSPRTSPLREMGALKQKQVWLLLAMVSVGASGLFSVFTYIKSTLMHISGISLEWVPLIMPLVGLGMVGGNLLGPKLAIKIGISPMIFFSMLWSVFVFFLFFFLSYAPLTAAIGCFFVGTSFAAMPSIQTKIMDVALQGQILAGALMQSAFNIANALGAEAGALVLKLGYSYEYTAVLGSVLTLCGLMIFCISWSMEKHA, translated from the coding sequence ATGAAGGATTTTCATAAACAAAACGTTTTTGCATTGGGGATTGATTCGAGAATACGGCGTTTAGCAATTTTAGCTCTTGCCGTGGGGAGTTTTGCTATTGGGACTGCTGAGTTTGTTGCAATGGGACTCTTGCCAGAGATGGCGCGAAGTTCATATGTTGATATTCCTACTGCGGGTCAATATATTTCTGCTTATGCGTTAGGGGTTGTGATTGGAGCACCTCTTTTAGCTGTTGCAACAGCTCAGATATCGCGTAAAACTGTTTTGATAGGGTTGATGTTTTTTTATGCCTTAGCAAATATTGCGAGTGCTTTTTTTTCTGATTTTAGCATATTAGTTGCATTACGCTTTCTTAGTGGTCTTCCCCATGGAATCTATTTCGGACTTGCGGCTATGGTCGCCGCTTCAATGGTAGAAATGAATGAACGTTCTAAAGCTGTTGGGTCTGTCATGCTTGGCCTAACGATTGCAACTGTTTTGGGAGCACCAGGGGCTACTTGGATTGGTCAACTTATTGGTTGGCAGATTGCTTTTATCCTTGTGGGTATGATTGCTTTATTGTGTTGTTTGCTTATTTGGAATTTTTTACCTTGCGATTCAAGTTCGCCAAGAACGAGCCCTTTACGCGAAATGGGGGCATTAAAGCAAAAGCAGGTGTGGCTTCTTTTGGCAATGGTTTCGGTGGGAGCATCAGGATTATTCTCTGTTTTTACGTATATTAAGTCAACACTCATGCATATTTCTGGTATTTCGCTTGAGTGGGTGCCGTTGATTATGCCCTTAGTTGGATTGGGAATGGTGGGTGGAAATCTCTTGGGGCCTAAATTGGCTATTAAAATAGGCATTTCGCCGATGATATTTTTTTCTATGCTTTGGAGTGTATTTGTTTTTTTTCTTTTTTTCTTTTTATCCTATGCTCCGTTAACAGCAGCAATAGGGTGCTTTTTTGTTGGGACTTCTTTTGCTGCTATGCCTTCTATACAAACAAAAATTATGGATGTTGCACTACAGGGACAGATTTTGGCAGGAGCATTAATGCAGTCTGCTTTTAATATTGCTAATGCTCTTGGTGCAGAAGCTGGAGCATTGGTTTTAAAATTGGGCTATAGTTACGAATATACAGCGGTTTTAGGGAGTGTTTTAACTTTGTGTGGATTAATGATTTTTTGCATCTCATGGTCTATGGAGAAGCATGCTTAA
- a CDS encoding putative integrase DNA protein, whose product MCDGTGLLLHKYKDGGNQWIYHYILHRYRHEIGLNALRDVSLKKLMNVQLDGALFFVRGVPH is encoded by the coding sequence GTGTGTGATGGTACCGGCTTGCTTCTTCATAAGTATAAAGATGGAGGTAATCAATGGATTTATCATTATATCCTTCACAGGTACCGCCATGAAATAGGCTTAAATGCCTTAAGAGATGTTTCTTTAAAAAAGCTTATGAATGTGCAACTGGATGGCGCTCTGTTCTTCGTGAGAGGCGTCCCCCATTAG
- a CDS encoding helix-turn-helix domain-containing protein: MARPEKEPKTELAQRLREIRRVLGNEERGVFAQRLNLQRTTLANYETGAHEPTSSAINAYHRVYNINPHWLVTGEGEMFSDMEKAKAAGFKPQTIPAGLMKKLGRIAYTTYRDEKIKLPPENIAELAAELCIKLQELVQNINDMEEVEATFPLLKIHLKRQIEAEKEHSKATQNSA, translated from the coding sequence TTGGCACGCCCTGAAAAAGAACCAAAAACAGAACTGGCACAACGCCTACGTGAAATAAGACGAGTCCTCGGAAACGAAGAACGTGGAGTTTTTGCGCAACGCCTTAATTTACAACGCACTACTCTGGCCAATTATGAAACCGGAGCACACGAGCCAACATCCTCAGCAATTAACGCCTATCATAGAGTCTATAACATTAATCCTCATTGGCTTGTTACGGGCGAAGGCGAAATGTTTAGCGATATGGAAAAAGCGAAAGCAGCAGGTTTTAAACCACAAACGATCCCTGCTGGATTGATGAAAAAGCTCGGTCGCATAGCTTATACAACCTATCGCGATGAAAAAATAAAACTCCCCCCTGAAAATATAGCGGAATTAGCGGCAGAGCTTTGTATAAAGTTGCAAGAGCTTGTCCAAAACATCAATGATATGGAAGAAGTCGAAGCAACTTTTCCTCTTCTTAAGATTCATTTAAAGCGTCAAATAGAAGCTGAAAAAGAACACTCCAAAGCTACACAAAATTCGGCTTAA